A DNA window from Danio aesculapii chromosome 1, fDanAes4.1, whole genome shotgun sequence contains the following coding sequences:
- the LOC130225829 gene encoding uncharacterized protein LOC130225829: MDVNIALGLLAALVFTLQPYNLEGRNINCRKGLRNLQKRSGEDVVILEGYEVTPEDQERGVGCEEYDAAGLLPTPPSETVTGSRVPQMPASNPKIPPKKQLCWMYYGTPVRLYLPMRNLPKSQGNNIPYTGGMSGNSQARVVCGKPMGNFPKNYSNGKQNNNGAGAIRPVVVRPGMVIQVPSGRSTSFYDIIRNDQRLKAAERSRGSSVSSRCT, encoded by the exons ATGGATGTTAACATTGCTCTTGGACTGCTTGCTGCATTGGTTTTCACCTTACAGCCATATAATCTAGAAG gaagAAATATTAATTGCCGTAAAGGTCTGCGCA ATCTTCAGAAGCGTTCGGGTGAAGATGTTGTGATTCTGGAAGGTTATGAAGTGACTCCGGAGGATCAGGAGCGAGGCGTTGGGTGTGAGGAATATGATGCAGCCGGTCTTCTCCCAACTCCTCCTTCTGAAACAGTCACAGGCAGTCGAGTGCCACAAATGCCAGCCTCAAACCCCAAAATACCACCCAAAAAGCAGTTGTGCTGGATGTACTACGGTACGCCCGTGAGGCTGTATTTACCCATGAGGAACCTGCCAAAATCTCAAGGCAATAATATACCGTATACGGGAGGAATGAGTGGAAATAGTCAGGCGAGGGTGGTGTGTGGAAAACCTATGGGGAATTTCCCTAAGAATTACAGTAAtggaaagcaaaataataatggAGCAGGGGCAATCAGACCTGTAGTCGTCAGGCCTGGGATGGTTATTCAGGTGCCCAGTGGTAGGAGCACCAGTTTTTACGACATAATCAGAAATGATCAGAGGTTGAAGGCCGCTGAGAGGTCCAGGGGAAGTTCAGTTTCTTCTCGCTGtacttaa